tttttttaacaaatataaaataacagttctaatcaatcacatcaataaaatgtataagaaatatataaaaataaaatgttttttttattttttacgtgTAATAATAGCCACAtgtcaataattaaaaataaaaatatgggaTAAGCTAGTCAGGTACCATAATAgaccatttcaaaaaaaaaaaaaaaaaaaaaagtacgatACTAGACCAGTTCAGTTTTCTTgacttcaaaaaataagaataaaataaggcCTTGCAAAAAGCTTATATTGGTATctttctaataattttaaatatttaataaatattatttgctTTTCGTATATCGTATTAGTTTTTTCACAAAAATGGGACAAGGATCCTTAAAAATCATCGTTTAATTTGTTGCTTGGGCAATTTCTTTATGCTAAAATAATTGAGACAGGAGTTAAAGATGTTTCTGGACAACAGTATCGTTTAATGTATTATTTCAAGGAAAATGTTAAatgtacttaaaaaaatttacaaaaaattaacttCTCTACCTCCACATATCAGTTATTGATAtactaaaaatatcatatttgaaattcaaatttaaatttcaaaataaaactagtaaaatgaatttcataaataaaactGTAAATACAAGTAACACTCTTATTTCAAACTTATTGTGCTTGAGACCGGGCACGAAGGTGTTGAGGATTGATGCCACTCGTAGCcgtaaaaaagagagagatgcaGTTTAAGGTGGTCTGGgtctaatcttttattagaactTGGACTAGAGCCTACAGTTATCCCACCATCCATGAGATCTGCTGGCTTTAATTCTTAGCGATAGTATTCAACATAATAATgtcaatatattcaaaataaacccactttaattttatgagaaaaaGTAAGCTGAAAATtgtttcctatatatatatttatgttgcaGATAATTATGGTAAGAGTTTGTTGGTGAAGAAATATTTGGGAGCAGTAGCATTCAACAACATAACAAGATTGGCATTTGGGAAACGGTTTGTGAATTCAGAAGGGGTAATGGACGATCAAGGGTTGGAATTCAAGGCAATAGTGGCCAATGGGTTGAAGCTTGGTGCATCACTTGCCATGGCAGAGCACATTCCATGGCTTCGTTGGATGTTTCCACTTGAGGAAGAGGCTTTCGCCAAGCATGGTGCGAGGAGGGACAGGCTCACCAGAGCTATCATGGAAGAGCACACGCAGGCTCGTCAGAAAAGTGGCGGCGCCAAGCAGCATTTTGTCGATGCATTGCTTACTTTGCAGGACAAATATGATCTTAGCGAGGACACCATCATTGGACTCCTTTGGGTGTGTGAGAAATTGGAACTAATACGTGAGAGTTTTAGTAAAATATGAAAGGCATTTCCCAAGGGTTTTGTAAGGGTGATGATCAGactttatttaatgattttgtGCAGGACATGATCACTGCGGGCATGGACACCACTGCAATCTCAGTAGAATGGGCTATGGCTGAACTAGTCAAGAACCCAAGGGTGCAAAAGAAGGCACAAGAGGAGCTAGACCGCGTCATTGGGTTTGAACGCGTCCTGACCGAAGCCAATTTTTCTAACCTACCTTACCTGCAATGTGTAGCCAAAGAGGCTCTAAGGTTGCACCCTCCAACCCCATTGATGCTCCCTCACCGAGCCAATGCCAATGTGAAGATTGGTGGCTATGACATCCCCAAGGGGTCAAATGTTCACGTTAATGTCTGGGCCGTAGCGCGTGACCCGACCGTGTGGAAAAACCCGCTTGAGTTCCGCCCGGAGCGATTTCTGGAGGAGGATGTTGACATGAAGGGTCATGACTTCCGGCTGCTTCCATTTGGTGCGGGCAGGCGAGTGTGCCCCGGTGCACAACTTGGTATCAATTTGGTCACGTCCATGCTGGGTCACCTATTGCACCATTTTGTTTGGACACCACCGGAAGGGATCAAGCCAGAGGAGATTGACATGTCAGAAAATCCTGGATTGGTCACTTACATGAGGACCCCGTTACAAGCTATTGCCACTCCCAGGTTGCCATCTGAGTTGTACAAGCGTGTAGCAGCGGACATGTAATTTTTTGTATGGTTTTTATTATCCTCCTCTTAAGTTTTTTCATCGTAAACTTCCTAATGAAATTGTAATTCCAATGAGATTGTAAACGGAAAATGTGATGTTTTTTATGTATGATTGCATAAAGTACATTAATCTGATCGACATGTGTATGCTATATCAATCAATCAATTAGTTTTCTGGATAGGAACTACAGAGCACTATCACACAAAAgtgaagaaatatatatatccacatgaaatgaaataaatatctaaacctgaaaaccaaaaattgaataaaagatAGAGATAGCtagcatatataaaataatcagtAGACAGTAGTTGTAATCAACAAGCGCATTAACACAAATAAACCCATATCGATCTGGATTAAAAGGTCAGAAAGGAGTGTTAAGTTCACACATCATGTAATAGGCTGTGTGCCAAAAAGTTTTACTTTGTTCAATAATCACATTGCCCAAGTAGCACCATAGCTCTACAAATACATTTAACACCTATAAAGGTGGATGCTGATTTAGGAGTATGGAAAGAAAAATAGGAATCCAGATGCCACCAGTTCAAGATCTTGGATTGATAGAGGCGATTATATGGGTAAGGCACGACAATAAATTATGTTTCAGTGGATAAGGGTAGCTAGCAAGGCCTTGGCCCAAGGGGAAGAAAAGGAGTATGGAATATGAAGTAGCTTTCTAAAGCACATCAAGCCTACACTATTTTAAATGTACTTGTAACATGATAAGTAGCCAAAATAACTTATTGAAAAAGGTTATAAAAATTTACACCCGAAGATTTGAACATATAACTTGAAACTCTTAAATGGACATGTTTGggtaatgaaatgagatgagaaattgtgataattttgtaaatagtagttaaatggtttgagttaagatactTGCTGGATTTGagctttgctactcatcatcctcacacactacacttttatttttatttttattttttttagttttattctttctaaactAATTGATTTCTCCTACTCATCAttcatacaccatacatttgataagagaaaaaatataaaaataaaataaaaaattatgtgtggtgtgtggataataaatagaatttttcatttgattttgagaaaaactagaaaaaaaattgaataaaaatattataaagttaaaaattgcttgaatattattttttgttttgaaatttaaaaaagtttgttttgttttttgtgttttgtttgaaagtttagaaaagttgtatatttggatattgattaggtaataattagatgaaaaggttaaagatttgaaattgacaagtgttttgtgtttgagcGATATTTGGGAAAGAAAttgtgagaagttttgagatgagatgagagaacATCTTTATTGCCAAACAAACCCTTAGTTTGCAACTCCTAAATTCCCTATGGTACAAACGTCAAACTGAAGTGCCATTGTTGGTTTTCCCTTGGACCATAACAAATCTTGAACCTTATAAAATTGGTTGTAAAATTTACAACTGAAAGGTTACACTTCATATACCACGAATTTGAGATAGGTCAGTAAGTCGGATAGGAAAATTAGCAGGAATTCCTTTTGTGTCTTCGAATGATTATTTCTATGAATTTCTCTCTCAATCGAATGGGATACAGGGTTTGGTTGTAACCATGCGAAGACTTTGAACACGATTACTAGTCAAAATACAAGTATAGATGTATTACTGTCATATTTGCCATTCTTGCAACAGCTACATGGAAAGTTGATAGttcctacttatcaaaaataaataaataaaagaagtgaTGCTTCCTATTCAACCTAAGAAATCATAGAAGGGCATTACAGCATACGACTGCGGTATCTACACAAAGTGAAAACTCCTAACTAAGATGGACACATTACTCTAAACTTAGGTTCATTGGAAACATTAGCCATACCAATACCTATCTCATGCACTGTTGATGTGCCCATTACAGATAATTCACGTATAATTACAACTTAAATGGGGGGGAAAGGAAAAACACCCAACACAGGACTTTAGGAACAGATTGCAAACTTGCAGTGGTCAATTACCACGTTTAGCACCGAGGTCTGATTGGGTAAAGGAAGGGGCATCATGGGCATTCTTAAATTCCTGCAACTGCTTGAAGTTCATCCACGGCTTCACCCAGACTTTAGCTTCATATATCTTCTTCTTACCAGCATCAATTGCTTCTAGTGTCAGATGATATATCTTACCGGAAACCACCTGTTCTTTGGCCTTCAAAACCCTTGCAAACTCGAGCAGGGTATTCTGCACAATATGTCAATCACTCGTATGCGTAAAGACAGACAAAAATTCCCTAATTCGTAGATATATATACCTGTATATAAATTTCGAAGAAGACTGGAtaaggaaacaacaataacacaTGAGAAACAGAAGAAATTAAAACTGACAAGATAAACAAAATTGAGACGAGATATTAAATGcccgagagaaaaaaaaataaacccaataAGATggagaatgaaaaggaaaaacgaCCGACCTCTTTCT
This genomic interval from Carya illinoinensis cultivar Pawnee chromosome 10, C.illinoinensisPawnee_v1, whole genome shotgun sequence contains the following:
- the LOC122278307 gene encoding cytochrome P450 98A2-like; this encodes MALPLILPICLILLFLALYMLYQRLRFKLPPGPRPWPIVGNLYDIKPVRFRCFAEWAQAYGPVISVWFGSTLNVIVSNSELAKEVLKEKDQQLADRHRSRSAAKFSRDGKDLIWADYGPHYVKVRKVCTLELFTPKRLESLRPIREDEVTAMVESIFKDCTNPDNYGKSLLVKKYLGAVAFNNITRLAFGKRFVNSEGVMDDQGLEFKAIVANGLKLGASLAMAEHIPWLRWMFPLEEEAFAKHGARRDRLTRAIMEEHTQARQKSGGAKQHFVDALLTLQDKYDLSEDTIIGLLWDMITAGMDTTAISVEWAMAELVKNPRVQKKAQEELDRVIGFERVLTEANFSNLPYLQCVAKEALRLHPPTPLMLPHRANANVKIGGYDIPKGSNVHVNVWAVARDPTVWKNPLEFRPERFLEEDVDMKGHDFRLLPFGAGRRVCPGAQLGINLVTSMLGHLLHHFVWTPPEGIKPEEIDMSENPGLVTYMRTPLQAIATPRLPSELYKRVAADM
- the LOC122278308 gene encoding cysteine proteinase inhibitor-like, translated to MKLTIDRFSVALLLGTIVVLSGVCEFGFCFEDDQSIRMKLGGVHDCKGSQNSGEIETLARFAVQEHNKKENTLLEFARVLKAKEQVVSGKIYHLTLEAIDAGKKKIYEAKVWVKPWMNFKQLQEFKNAHDAPSFTQSDLGAKRGN